The Athene noctua chromosome 11, bAthNoc1.hap1.1, whole genome shotgun sequence genome has a segment encoding these proteins:
- the PLP1 gene encoding myelin proteolipid protein isoform X2 encodes MGLLECCARCLIGAPFASLVATGLCFFGVALFCGCGHEALTGTEQLIETYFSKNYQDYEYLMDVIHAFQYVIYGTASFFFLYGALLLAEGFYTTGAVRQIFGDYKTTICGKGLSATFVGITYVLTIIWLLVFACSAVPVYIYFNTWTTCQSIANPSKTTASIGTLCADARMYGVLPWNAFPGKVCGSNLLSICKTSEFQMTFHLFIAAFVGAAATLVSLLTFIIAATYNFAVLKLMGRGTKF; translated from the exons GTTTGCTCGAGTGCTGTGCCAGATGTCTCATCGGGGCACCCTTTGCTTCGCTGGTTGCCACTGGCTTGTGCTTCTTCGGGGTAGCGCTGTTTTGTGGCTGTGGGCATGAAGCCCTCACAGGTACCGAGCAGCTCATTGAGACCTACTTCTCCAAAAACTACCAGGACTACGAGTATCTCATGGACGT CATCCATGCTTTTCAGTATGTCATCTACGGCACTgcctccttcttcttcctctacGGAGCCCTGCTGCTGGCCGAAGGCTTCTACACCACCGGCGCCGTCCGGCAAATCTTCGGGGACTACAAGACCACCATCTGCGGCAAGGGCCTCAGCGCAACG TTTGTGGGCATTACCTATGTCCTGACCATCATCTGGCTCCTGGTTTTTGCCTGCTCTGCGGTGCCAGTCTACATCTACTTTAACACTTGGACCACCTGCCAGTCCATTGCCAACCCCAGCAAGACCACGGCCAGCATCGGTACCCTGTGTGCGGATGCCAGGATGTACG GCGTCCTGCCCTGGAACGCTTTCCCTGGCAAGGTGTGTGGCTCCAACCTGCTCTCCATCTGCAAGACCAGCGAG TTCCAGATGACTTTCCACCTCTTCATTGCAGCCTTCGTGGGGGCAGCTGCCACGCTGGTCTCACTG CTCACCTTCATCATCGCCGCCACCTACAACTTTGCTGTCCTCAAGCTGATGGGTCGAGGCACCAAGTTCTAG
- the PLP1 gene encoding myelin proteolipid protein isoform X1 produces MGLLECCARCLIGAPFASLVATGLCFFGVALFCGCGHEALTGTEQLIETYFSKNYQDYEYLMDVIHAFQYVIYGTASFFFLYGALLLAEGFYTTGAVRQIFGDYKTTICGKGLSATVTGGPKGRGARGPQRAHSLQRVCQCLGKWLGHPDKFVGITYVLTIIWLLVFACSAVPVYIYFNTWTTCQSIANPSKTTASIGTLCADARMYGVLPWNAFPGKVCGSNLLSICKTSEFQMTFHLFIAAFVGAAATLVSLLTFIIAATYNFAVLKLMGRGTKF; encoded by the exons GTTTGCTCGAGTGCTGTGCCAGATGTCTCATCGGGGCACCCTTTGCTTCGCTGGTTGCCACTGGCTTGTGCTTCTTCGGGGTAGCGCTGTTTTGTGGCTGTGGGCATGAAGCCCTCACAGGTACCGAGCAGCTCATTGAGACCTACTTCTCCAAAAACTACCAGGACTACGAGTATCTCATGGACGT CATCCATGCTTTTCAGTATGTCATCTACGGCACTgcctccttcttcttcctctacGGAGCCCTGCTGCTGGCCGAAGGCTTCTACACCACCGGCGCCGTCCGGCAAATCTTCGGGGACTACAAGACCACCATCTGCGGCAAGGGCCTCAGCGCAACGGTAACCGGGGGCCCGAAAGGGAGGGGAGCGCGAGGCCCCCAGCGAGCTCACTCGTTGCAGCGGGTGTGTCAGTGTTTGGGAAAGTGGCTAGGACATCCTGACAAG TTTGTGGGCATTACCTATGTCCTGACCATCATCTGGCTCCTGGTTTTTGCCTGCTCTGCGGTGCCAGTCTACATCTACTTTAACACTTGGACCACCTGCCAGTCCATTGCCAACCCCAGCAAGACCACGGCCAGCATCGGTACCCTGTGTGCGGATGCCAGGATGTACG GCGTCCTGCCCTGGAACGCTTTCCCTGGCAAGGTGTGTGGCTCCAACCTGCTCTCCATCTGCAAGACCAGCGAG TTCCAGATGACTTTCCACCTCTTCATTGCAGCCTTCGTGGGGGCAGCTGCCACGCTGGTCTCACTG CTCACCTTCATCATCGCCGCCACCTACAACTTTGCTGTCCTCAAGCTGATGGGTCGAGGCACCAAGTTCTAG